Below is a window of Arthrobacter sp. SLBN-112 DNA.
AACCGGTATCGGCCAGTTCCACGCGCGCGGAGCCCTGCAGCCGGTGGCCGGACCACCGCAGCTGCAGCTGCCGGACCGCCAGGACACCGGGTGTGTCCTGCAGTGCGGCCTCGGCACGCTCCACCAGTTCCGGTTCGATGCCGTCCATGAGCCGACGCCCGATGCTGCGGACCGTCCCCCAGAGCAACACCATGATGGCGGCGGAAATGATCAATCCCACGATCGGGTCCGCCAGCGGGAAACCAAGCATGACGCCAATGGCGCCGATCACCACGGCGAGCGAGGTGAAACCGTCCGTCCTGGCGTGCACCCCATCCGCCACCAGAGCCGCAGAACCAATCCTGCGGCCCACCCGGATGCGGTAGATGGCCACGGCCTCGTTGCCGGCGAAACCAATCAGGCCAGCCGCCATGACCCAGCCCAGGTTTTGCAGCGCCTGCGGATGGATGAGCCGGTCCACGGACTGCCAGCCCGCCACAATGGCGGAGAGGGCCACCACGGCCACGATGAACAGGCCGGCCAGGTCCTCGGCCCTGCCATACCCGTACGTGTACCGGCGGGTCGCCGCCCTGCGCCCCAGGATGAAGGCAATCCACAGTGGCACGGCGGTCAGGGCGTCAGAGAAGTTGTGGATGGTGTCCGCGAGCAGTGCCACCGAACTGCTGAACAGGACCACCAGGAACTGCAGCACCGTGGTGGCCAGCAGGACGAACATGCTGATCTTCAGCGCCCGGATGCCCTCGGTGCTGGCCTCCATGGCGTCGTCGA
It encodes the following:
- a CDS encoding cation diffusion facilitator family transporter; the protein is MTGPHHESTHTHNHHDDGHAGHHHDHDHDHDHDHDHDHHHHSGFKGWLFELFVPHTHDAADSIDDAMEASTEGIRALKISMFVLLATTVLQFLVVLFSSSVALLADTIHNFSDALTAVPLWIAFILGRRAATRRYTYGYGRAEDLAGLFIVAVVALSAIVAGWQSVDRLIHPQALQNLGWVMAAGLIGFAGNEAVAIYRIRVGRRIGSAALVADGVHARTDGFTSLAVVIGAIGVMLGFPLADPIVGLIISAAIMVLLWGTVRSIGRRLMDGIEPELVERAEAALQDTPGVLAVRQLQLRWSGHRLQGSARVELADTGLSQAAEILDRAEHRLRHALPKLDHMLLAPESRR